Below is a window of Moorella thermoacetica DNA.
GGATACCGTACGGGTACATGTTAAAGTAGTTGAAGGCAATCGCGAGCGCATCCAGATTTTTGAAGGGGTAGTGATAGGCCGCCGGGGCAGGGGTATCAATGAAACCTTTACCGTACGCCGGGTATCCTACGGCGTGGCAGTAGAGCGGATCTTTCCCCTGCACTCGCCACGGCTGGAACGCATCGAGGTAGTCCGTCACGGCAAGGTCAGGAGGGCCAAACTTTACTACCTGCGCGAGCGGGTAGGCAAAGCGGCCCGCATTAAAGAGGAACGGTAAAGTAAGCCTGAAGAAGTTGAACAACGGGACTGGTGCTCAATCAGTCCCGTGTTTGACTAATGGGGGGCGTCAGCCTTTGCAGCCGTTAGAGGAAAGCAGAGAAGGTAAACAGAGCAGGGAAACGGCCTGGTGGTGGGATTTACTACAGTCCCTGGT
It encodes the following:
- the rplS gene encoding 50S ribosomal protein L19, with the translated sequence MNIIETLEKEQLRTDIPDFRPGDTVRVHVKVVEGNRERIQIFEGVVIGRRGRGINETFTVRRVSYGVAVERIFPLHSPRLERIEVVRHGKVRRAKLYYLRERVGKAARIKEER